In the Acropora muricata isolate sample 2 chromosome 10, ASM3666990v1, whole genome shotgun sequence genome, one interval contains:
- the LOC136887412 gene encoding acid-sensing ion channel 3-like, whose protein sequence is MQSTNKTNGSSGKSQLWKLVEEKILECFGYTTAHGYGRVADAPAGSWPRRCFWLLACAAAFAIFVYQLHVLTQQYLSKPLKTRTRIIHEQNIQFPQVTVCNLNKVRRSKMPDDILRTYPQILGPITNTTDELSKLQGHNLKRRIHEILAEYPDDVLRDAGHQLEDLILECKYHKKECLHGMRDYWTWFWHPKYGNCFTFNRGSDAQNKPITVLTSSLPGHAAGLKLELNIEQYEYPSEKLTDEAGVRVFIGHQDLMPFPYELGISAPPGDSTEIMLRKIVLGRLDPFGNKSCEEKSTVDNDSIFSRYNASYSEMVCEISCLSNRMHEKCGCVDYKIKYDKTQRVCNTSHHHVVKCIDEVLDDYATAVCTRNCRQKCREDTFKMTVSAARWPSEHYKDILRRNLQNRGLGNHSNDLHINFLKLKVYYGELNYEAIDEELAYPFSHFFSDIGGIMGMWIGISALTCVEILELLAFLCCAVWRNREGKQSVNEVRRGDSPV, encoded by the exons ATGCAGTCTACAAACAAGACAAACGGTTCCTCTGGAAAAAGTCAGCTTTGGAAGTTAGTTGAGGAGAAGATACTTGAGTGTTTTGGCTACACGACAGCTCATGGTTACGGCAGAGTTGCCGATGCACCGGCGGGTTCCTGGCCCCGCAGGTGCTTCTGGTTATTAGCTTGTGCTGCAGCCTTTGCTATCTTCGTTTATCAGCTGCATGTTTTGACACAACAATATTTGTCAAAGCCGCTCAAGACTAGGACAAGGATTATACATGAGCAG AACATTCAATTTCCACAAGTCACGGTGTGTAATCTCAACAAAGTGCGCCGTTCAAAGATGCCTGACGATATTCTGAGAACTTATCCACAAATCCTTGGTCCAA TAACAAACACCACAGATGAATTATCTAAGCTTCAAGGTCACAATTTGAAAAGGAGAATTCACGAAATTTTGGCCGAATATCCAGACGACGTCCTGCGTGACGCTGGACATCAGCTGGAGGATCTGATACTAGAGTGCAAATACCACAAAAAGGAATGCTT GCACGGAATGCGTGACTACTGGACGTGGTTTTGGCATCCGAAGTATGGAAACTGTTTCACATTCAATCGAGGAAGCGATGCTCAAAACAAACCAATTACTGTGCTTACGTCGTCCCTCCCGGGGCATGCTGCAG GTCTCAAACTTGAATTGAACATTGAACAGTATGAATATCCCAGTGAGAAGCTAACGGATGAGGCTGGTGTGCGGGTGTTTATTGGGCACCAAGATTTGATGCCATTTCCTTATGAGCTGGGTATAAGCGCTCCGCCAGGGGATTCTACAGAAATCATGCTTCGAAAG ATTGTGTTGGGTAGATTGGATCCTTTCGGGAATAAGAGCTGTGAAGAAAAATCCACTGTCGACAATGATAGTATCTTTAGCCGATACAACGCATCCTACAGTGAAATG GTGTGCGAGATTTCTTGCCTGTCAAACAGAATGCACGAAAAGTGTGGTTGTGTcgattacaaaataaaatatgacAAAACACAAAGAGTGTGTAATACATCACATCATCACGTAG TTAAATGCATTGACGAAGTACTTGATGATTATGCTACTGCCGTATGCACAAGGAATTGTCGACAAAAATGCAG GGAAGATACTTTCAAGATGACTGTTTCCGCTGCTCGCTGGCCATCTGAGCACTATAAG GATATCCTCCGAAGAAATCTTCAAAATCGTGGACTTGGAAATCACTCCAACGATTTGCA catCAACTTTTTGAAGTTAAAAGTGTATTATGGAGAGTTGAACTATGAAGCGATCGACGAAGAGCTGGCATATCCA TTTTCACATTTCTTTTCCGACATTGGCGGAATTATGGGTATGTGGATCGGCATCTCAGCATTAACATGCGTCGAAATTCTCGAACTGTTGGCTTTTTTATGTTGCGCGGTCTGGAGAAACCGCGAAGGAAAACAAAGCGTAAATGAAGTTCGGCGTGGAGACAGCCCGGTTTAG